A single window of Periophthalmus magnuspinnatus isolate fPerMag1 chromosome 9, fPerMag1.2.pri, whole genome shotgun sequence DNA harbors:
- the paqr3a gene encoding progestin and adipoQ receptor family member 3a, translating to MRSPYYKPHNGTHCTYTKLKASSSSGPSPLAAMPQKPQKPAQTTHYIELGGYQYWPVLVPRGIRLYTYEQIPVFLRDNPYITDGYRAYLPSRLCIKSLFMVSNESVNMWSHVLGFLLFFCLGVYNMASVLPSVGASREDYVIYSVTLFCFQLCMLCSVGFHVFCCHRSEKTSRRWMALDYAGLSIGILGCYVSGVFYTFYCNNYWRQVYLVAVLAMILAVFFAQIHPVSLSKQWKQMRSLLFCLVGGYGLVPTSHWVWLSGGFSSELVQAFVPRVLGMYVLAALALVFYVSKVPERYFPGQLNYVGSSHQLWHVLLVLMFYWWHQSSSFIMAYRHSQACPEPSAPG from the exons aTGCGGAGCCCGTACTACAAGCCGCACAATGGCACACACTGCACATACACCAAACTGAAAG cgtcctcctcctctggcccctcccctctggcTGCGATGCCTCAGAAGCCACAGAAGCCGGCTCAGACCACCCACTACATTGAGCTTGGCGGGTATCAGTACTGGCCTGTGCTGGTGCCCCGGGGCATCCGGCTTTATACGTATGAGCAGATCCCAGTATTTCTGAGAGACAACCCCTACATCACCGATGGGTACAGAGCCTACCTGCCCTCTCGCCTCTGCATCAAGAG CCTGTTCATGGTGTCCAATGAGTCCGTAAACATGTGGAGCCATGTACTGGGCTTCCTGCTCTTCTTCTGCCTGGGCGTCTACAACATGGCATCTGTTCTGCCCTCTGTGGGGGCCTCCAGAGAGGACTATGTCATCTATTCTGTCACCCTCTTCTGCTTTCAG CTGTGCATGCTGTGCTCGGTGGGCTTCCACGTCTTCTGCTGCCATCGTTCAGAGAAGACAAGTCGGCGCTGGATGGCTCTGGACTATGCCGGTCTGTCCATTGGGATCCTGGGCTGTTATGTGTCCGGGGTCTTCTACACCTTCTACTGCAATAAT TACTGGCGGCAGGTGTACCTGGTAGCGGTCTTGGCCATGATCCTGGCGGTGTTCTTTGCTCAGATCCACCCCGTTTCCCTGAGTAAACAATGGAAGCAGATGCGCTCGCTACTGTTCTGTCTGGTGGGGGGGTACGGTCTGGTGCCCACATCCCACTGGGTGTGGCTTTCTGGGGGCTTCAGCTCCGAACTTGTGCAG gCGTTTGTCCCGCGGGTGCTCGGAATGTACGTCCTTGCCGCTCTGGCTCTGGTCTTTTACGTCTCCAAAGTCCCAGAGAGATATTTCCCAG GCCAGCTGAACTACGTGGGCTCCAGTCACCAGCTCTGGCACGTTCTCCTGGTGCTCATGTTCTACTGGTGGCATCAGTCATCAAGCTTCATCATGGCCTACAGACACAGCCAGGCCTGCCCCGAGCCCAGCGCCCCGGGGTAA